From one Flavobacterium kingsejongi genomic stretch:
- a CDS encoding DNA gyrase/topoisomerase IV subunit A has translation MSEENQDPIEGGQHFYDQEDSKDTITKVTGMYKDWFLDYASYVILERAVPAIEDGFKPVQRRIMHSMKELDDGRYNKVANVVGHTMQYHPHGDASIGDAMVQIGQKDLLIDTQGNWGNILTGDGAAASRYIEARLSKFALEVLYSPKITTWQASYDGRRNEPLNLPVKFPLLLAQGAEGIAVGLSTKVLSHNFLELIDASVKILKGKPFQIYPDFPTAGIADVSNYNDGLRGGRVRVRAKIAQQDKNTLVITQIPFSTNTSTLIDSILKANEKGKIKIKKIEDNTAAEVEILIHLFPGVSPDKTIDALFAFTACESSIAPLGCVIEDHKPLFIGVSAMLKISTARTVELLKSELEIQLDELEEQWHFLSLERIFIEKKVYRLIEEESTWEGVIKAIDEGLKPYIQHLKRAVTEEDIVRLTEIRIKRISKFDINKAEEKIESLEGDIEQVKYDLEHLVDFAIAFFLKLKEKYGKGRERQTELRIFDDIEATKVILRNTKLYVNREEGFVGTSLKKDEYVADCSEIDDVIVFMRDGKMMVTKVDAKTFIGKDIIHIAIFDKNDKRTIYNMIYRDGKSGPSYVKRFNVSGITRDKAYDLTQEKPGSQVTYFSFNPNGEAEVVTILLRQVGSVKKLKFDLDFATMMIKGRASKGNLVTKYPIKKIELKEKGISTLKPRKIWFDDTVNRLNVDARGELLGEFRPNDKLLIISQSGKLKTITPELTTHFDTDMVVLEKWNPKKPVSVIYFDGEKERYYIKRFLVENENKEEIFITEHANSQLEIVSTDYRPVAEIIFAKVKGVQKENQTIDLEAFIAVKGIKAMGNQLTADKLKQVNLLEPLPYEPPVEEVPEEPETHYDEAIGDVSLDDDGQITLSLD, from the coding sequence ATGAGCGAAGAGAATCAAGATCCAATAGAAGGTGGACAGCATTTTTACGACCAGGAAGACAGCAAGGATACCATTACCAAGGTAACCGGGATGTACAAAGACTGGTTCCTGGACTATGCATCTTATGTGATTCTGGAACGTGCAGTTCCGGCGATTGAAGACGGTTTTAAGCCGGTTCAACGTCGTATCATGCACTCAATGAAGGAACTGGATGACGGGCGTTATAATAAAGTAGCCAATGTTGTAGGGCATACCATGCAGTATCACCCTCACGGAGATGCCAGTATCGGGGATGCGATGGTACAGATTGGTCAAAAGGATTTACTGATTGATACCCAGGGAAACTGGGGAAATATACTCACGGGTGATGGTGCTGCGGCATCGCGATACATTGAAGCCCGTTTGTCTAAATTTGCGCTGGAAGTATTATACAGCCCCAAAATAACGACCTGGCAGGCTTCCTATGATGGCAGGCGTAATGAACCGCTGAACCTTCCGGTAAAATTCCCGCTTTTATTAGCACAGGGAGCTGAAGGTATTGCAGTAGGGCTTTCTACAAAAGTACTATCCCATAATTTCCTCGAGCTGATTGATGCTTCGGTGAAAATATTAAAAGGCAAACCTTTCCAGATTTATCCGGATTTTCCAACTGCCGGTATTGCGGATGTATCCAATTATAATGATGGATTGCGTGGTGGTAGGGTGCGGGTTCGTGCCAAGATTGCGCAACAGGATAAAAATACACTGGTGATTACCCAAATTCCTTTCAGTACCAATACGTCGACCTTGATTGATAGTATCCTGAAAGCTAATGAAAAGGGTAAAATTAAAATCAAAAAAATAGAAGACAATACGGCAGCGGAAGTTGAAATCCTGATTCACCTGTTTCCAGGCGTATCACCGGATAAAACGATCGATGCATTATTTGCATTTACCGCCTGCGAAAGTTCCATTGCCCCATTAGGATGTGTGATCGAAGATCATAAACCGCTATTCATCGGTGTTTCTGCGATGCTGAAAATCTCAACTGCACGAACAGTAGAATTGCTGAAAAGTGAATTGGAGATTCAGCTTGATGAGCTGGAAGAACAATGGCATTTCCTTTCCTTAGAGCGTATCTTCATTGAGAAAAAGGTGTACCGCCTTATTGAGGAGGAATCGACCTGGGAAGGCGTGATCAAGGCGATTGATGAAGGGCTGAAACCTTATATCCAACACCTGAAACGAGCGGTTACCGAAGAAGATATTGTAAGGCTGACGGAAATCAGGATTAAAAGAATCTCTAAATTCGATATCAACAAAGCCGAAGAGAAAATCGAATCGTTGGAAGGTGATATTGAACAGGTAAAATACGACCTGGAACATCTGGTGGATTTTGCGATCGCTTTTTTCTTGAAACTAAAAGAGAAATATGGTAAAGGCCGCGAGCGCCAGACTGAACTGCGTATTTTTGATGATATTGAAGCTACAAAAGTAATCCTGAGGAATACAAAATTGTATGTCAACCGCGAAGAAGGATTTGTAGGAACGAGCCTTAAAAAAGATGAATATGTAGCCGATTGTTCGGAAATTGATGATGTGATTGTCTTTATGCGGGATGGAAAAATGATGGTGACCAAAGTGGATGCTAAAACCTTTATTGGTAAAGATATCATCCACATCGCTATATTTGATAAAAACGACAAGCGTACGATCTATAATATGATCTACCGTGATGGTAAATCGGGGCCATCCTATGTGAAACGCTTTAATGTTTCCGGGATAACCAGGGATAAGGCCTATGACCTGACCCAGGAAAAACCGGGCTCACAGGTAACGTACTTCTCATTTAATCCTAACGGGGAAGCAGAAGTGGTTACTATATTGTTACGACAGGTAGGCAGCGTCAAAAAACTCAAATTCGACCTTGATTTTGCTACGATGATGATTAAAGGACGTGCTTCCAAAGGTAATTTGGTGACCAAGTATCCTATAAAAAAGATCGAGTTAAAAGAAAAAGGGATCTCCACCCTGAAACCCAGAAAAATCTGGTTTGACGATACAGTCAACAGGCTTAACGTAGATGCCAGAGGGGAACTATTGGGAGAATTCAGGCCGAACGATAAATTATTAATTATCAGCCAGTCGGGTAAGTTAAAAACGATTACCCCGGAACTGACCACGCACTTTGATACCGATATGGTTGTTCTGGAAAAATGGAACCCTAAGAAACCGGTGTCGGTCATTTACTTTGATGGGGAAAAAGAGCGGTATTATATCAAACGTTTCTTAGTAGAAAATGAAAATAAAGAAGAAATTTTTATTACGGAGCACGCCAACTCCCAATTGGAAATCGTTTCCACGGATTACCGTCCTGTAGCGGAAATTATCTTTGCAAAAGTTAAAGGGGTACAAAAAGAAAATCAGACAATTGATCTTGAGGCTTTTATTGCGGTAAAAGGGATTAAAGCAATGGGGAATCAACTCACGGCAGATAAACTGAAACAAGTAAATCTTCTTGAGCCTTTGCCGTATGAACCACCTGTTGAAGAAGTGCCGGAAGAGCCCGAAACACACTATGATGAGGCCATAGGTGATGTGTCTTTGGATGATGATGGACAGATTACGTTAAGTCTCGATTAA
- a CDS encoding DNA topoisomerase IV subunit B, translated as MSEENQYTEDNIRSLDWKEHIRMRPGMYIGKLGDGSSPDDGIYILLKEVLDNCIDEFVMGAGKTIEVTIKDKTVTVRDYGRGIPLGKVVDVVSKMNTGGKYDSLAFKKSVGLNGVGTKAVNALSNYFRVESVRDNQQKAAEFSAGNLILEEDIIETTKRKGTKVSFIADEAIFKNYKYRNEYVIKMLKNYCYLNTGLSIIYNGDKYYSDNGLRDLLEETIHEDDLVYPIIHLKGEDIEVALTHSKTQYSEEYHSFVNGQNTTQGGTHLGAFREAVVRTIREFYNKPFEPSDIRKSIVSAVSVKVMEPVFESQTKTKLGSTDMGPDLPSVRTFVNDFVKTQLDNFLHKNPETADLLLRKILQAERERKELSGIRKLAKDRAKKSSLHNKKLRDCRVHLPDTKNPRYLESTLFITEGDSASGSITKSRDVNTQAVFSLRGKPLNSYGMSKKIVYENEEFNLLQAALNIEEDMADLRYNNIVIATDADVDGMHIRLLLITFFLQFFPELIKEGHLYILQTPLFRVRNKKETIYCYSEEERKDAIEKLKPKPEITRFKGLGEISPNEFQFFIGEDIRLDPVMLDKATSIEQLLSFYMGKNTPDRQEFIINNLKVELDVVEKA; from the coding sequence ATGTCAGAAGAAAATCAGTACACCGAAGACAACATCCGTTCACTCGACTGGAAGGAGCATATCCGTATGCGTCCCGGAATGTATATTGGTAAATTGGGTGATGGATCATCTCCGGATGATGGTATCTATATCCTTCTGAAAGAGGTGCTTGACAACTGTATCGATGAATTTGTGATGGGTGCCGGAAAGACAATTGAGGTCACTATCAAAGATAAAACAGTTACCGTCAGGGATTATGGCCGTGGGATTCCGTTAGGGAAAGTTGTGGATGTAGTGTCCAAGATGAATACCGGGGGAAAATACGATTCGCTGGCCTTTAAAAAATCAGTTGGATTGAATGGTGTCGGAACAAAAGCCGTAAATGCTTTATCCAACTATTTTCGTGTGGAATCTGTTCGGGACAATCAACAAAAAGCAGCAGAATTTTCTGCAGGAAACCTGATTCTCGAAGAAGATATAATTGAAACAACAAAGCGAAAAGGAACAAAGGTTTCTTTTATTGCCGACGAAGCCATTTTCAAAAACTACAAATACAGAAATGAGTATGTTATTAAAATGCTCAAGAATTACTGTTACCTGAATACAGGGCTGAGCATTATTTACAATGGCGATAAATATTACTCTGATAATGGACTAAGAGACCTTTTGGAAGAAACGATTCATGAGGATGATCTGGTATATCCAATTATCCATCTGAAAGGAGAAGATATTGAGGTGGCTCTTACCCACAGTAAAACGCAATATTCAGAAGAATACCATTCCTTTGTCAACGGGCAGAATACCACTCAAGGAGGGACGCACCTTGGTGCATTCCGTGAAGCGGTAGTGCGTACTATACGGGAATTTTACAACAAGCCTTTTGAACCTTCAGATATTCGTAAATCCATTGTGAGTGCGGTAAGTGTGAAGGTGATGGAACCGGTATTTGAATCCCAGACAAAAACCAAGCTTGGTTCTACCGATATGGGGCCAGACCTACCTTCAGTACGTACTTTTGTCAATGATTTTGTCAAAACACAACTCGATAATTTCCTGCATAAAAACCCGGAAACGGCAGATTTGCTACTTCGAAAAATACTACAGGCGGAACGGGAACGAAAAGAACTTTCGGGCATTCGTAAGCTGGCGAAGGACCGGGCTAAAAAATCCAGTCTCCACAATAAAAAACTTCGGGATTGCCGGGTGCATTTACCAGATACCAAGAATCCACGGTACCTGGAGAGTACACTTTTTATTACCGAGGGTGATTCGGCTTCCGGATCCATTACCAAGTCCAGGGATGTAAATACCCAGGCCGTATTTAGTTTACGGGGTAAGCCGCTGAATTCTTACGGGATGAGTAAAAAAATTGTCTACGAGAATGAAGAGTTCAACCTGCTCCAGGCAGCCTTGAATATTGAAGAAGACATGGCAGACCTGCGGTACAACAATATCGTAATCGCTACCGATGCCGATGTCGATGGAATGCACATCCGCTTATTGCTGATTACATTCTTTCTGCAATTTTTCCCGGAGCTCATCAAGGAAGGGCATTTGTACATTCTGCAAACCCCATTATTCCGGGTTCGAAATAAAAAAGAAACCATTTACTGTTATAGTGAAGAGGAGCGTAAAGATGCGATAGAAAAACTAAAACCCAAACCGGAGATCACACGATTTAAGGGATTGGGAGAGATCTCGCCCAATGAATTCCAGTTTTTTATTGGCGAAGATATCAGGCTTGATCCGGTAATGCTGGATAAGGCAACGTCAATCGAACAGTTATTATCTTTTTACATGGGTAAAAACACACCCGACCGCCAGGAATTTATCATCAATAACCTCAAGGTGGAACTGGATGTAGTGGAAAAAGCATAA
- a CDS encoding transglutaminase domain-containing protein, with protein sequence MKNTFFIVLAVLLFSMPARSQDFSSVDQTVRAYSKSFSKPEELASKITADFRREDEKARAIFTWIALNINYDLKSYYAQSGTRRVAYSFRTQAEKFEKEKQFRYELARKTLKSKKGVCEGYATLFSEVAGLVGLESVIVPGTSKAHPSQIGKLPGASDHAWNAVKIDGQWKLVDATWASGAMNTTTKTFVSKFNDGYFCTAPELFFLNHFPDDTRWLLTDLTAKDFAALPLYYGNYLTSGYTFLSPGIGIFTNSKSNVIPFRIQNLGNNDVVSYQFSRKNQSKEVVPVRNGNLSQFDIVMDNNSNGYLTIFVNQKSVVTYKIQR encoded by the coding sequence ATGAAAAATACATTTTTTATAGTTTTAGCCGTATTACTGTTTTCGATGCCTGCCCGGTCGCAGGATTTTTCTAGTGTAGACCAGACCGTTCGAGCCTATTCGAAGTCCTTTTCCAAACCCGAAGAACTTGCTTCAAAAATCACTGCCGATTTCAGGCGTGAAGATGAAAAAGCACGTGCTATATTTACCTGGATCGCACTGAATATCAATTATGACCTAAAAAGTTATTATGCGCAAAGCGGAACACGCCGTGTGGCCTATTCTTTTCGGACGCAAGCAGAAAAGTTTGAAAAAGAAAAGCAATTCCGGTATGAACTTGCCCGAAAGACATTAAAATCAAAGAAAGGGGTTTGTGAAGGGTATGCAACGTTGTTCTCTGAGGTGGCTGGCCTTGTGGGACTGGAAAGTGTTATTGTGCCGGGAACCTCAAAAGCACATCCGTCCCAAATTGGGAAATTGCCCGGAGCCAGCGATCATGCCTGGAATGCTGTTAAGATTGATGGCCAATGGAAATTAGTTGATGCAACCTGGGCTTCCGGAGCGATGAACACGACGACAAAAACTTTTGTTTCAAAGTTTAATGATGGGTATTTCTGTACTGCCCCCGAGTTGTTTTTCCTAAACCATTTTCCCGATGATACCCGTTGGCTGCTTACCGATTTAACCGCAAAAGATTTTGCAGCATTGCCTTTGTATTACGGTAATTATCTGACTTCGGGTTATACTTTTTTAAGTCCCGGGATTGGAATATTTACCAATTCCAAGTCGAATGTGATTCCATTTCGCATTCAAAACCTGGGCAATAATGATGTGGTCAGCTACCAGTTCAGCCGTAAAAACCAGTCAAAAGAAGTGGTGCCGGTACGGAATGGAAATCTATCGCAATTTGATATTGTCATGGATAATAATTCGAATGGATACCTTACTATTTTTGTCAATCAGAAATCAGTGGTAACCTATAAAATTCAGCGCTAA
- a CDS encoding response regulator transcription factor: protein METVNKKILLVEDDPNFGSILKDYLMLNDFDVILAKNGMEGFEKFKKDTYDLCILDVMMPYKDGYTLAKEIREKNKEIPLIFLTAKSMKEDVLKGYKVGADDYLNKPFDSEVLLMKIKAIIQRKASENKTDNTKFEFEIGNFHLNSKLRFLTFKNEEPIKLSPKENELLKMLALHENDLMPRELALTKIWRDDNYFTSRSMDVYIAKLRKYLKLDDGVEILNIHGEGFRLVVKNKNEK, encoded by the coding sequence ATGGAAACTGTAAACAAAAAAATACTTCTTGTTGAGGATGATCCGAATTTTGGTTCAATTCTGAAAGACTATTTAATGCTTAATGACTTCGATGTTATCCTGGCAAAAAATGGGATGGAAGGTTTTGAAAAATTCAAAAAAGATACTTATGATTTATGTATTTTAGATGTGATGATGCCTTATAAAGATGGGTATACACTTGCAAAAGAAATCAGAGAAAAAAATAAAGAGATTCCATTGATTTTCCTTACGGCAAAATCAATGAAAGAAGATGTGTTGAAAGGATATAAAGTAGGGGCCGATGATTATCTGAATAAACCGTTTGATTCTGAAGTGCTATTGATGAAAATCAAAGCGATTATACAGCGTAAAGCTTCTGAAAATAAAACAGACAATACAAAATTCGAATTTGAAATTGGGAACTTTCATTTGAATTCAAAACTGCGTTTTCTTACATTTAAAAATGAAGAGCCAATTAAGCTTTCTCCAAAGGAAAACGAATTGCTGAAAATGCTTGCACTTCATGAAAATGATTTGATGCCGAGAGAATTAGCATTGACTAAAATTTGGAGAGATGATAACTACTTTACTTCCAGAAGTATGGACGTGTATATCGCCAAATTAAGAAAATATCTAAAATTAGATGATGGTGTTGAAATTCTGAACATCCACGGAGAAGGTTTCAGGCTTGTTGTAAAAAATAAGAACGAAAAATAA
- a CDS encoding sensor histidine kinase, with the protein MNKTLFRLLAILMSLSLIGIILVQVYWINSSLKINEEQFKYHVKQVIGNVADKLQDQEAYSFTLKYNQLKDSIGKTPEKSDFLEFGYYQRDSRTNETIIYSNSIIPEDYNINSSFFDKNFDRKKSDTIKLKNYVSKRVTEVYNGAHIDNNNIQRSATPDLKIEKTGNLEILEKAQFEIAFKDIAAAIPIQDRVSKEKLEALLKKELNEYGVKTPFEFGIYSNGLATKVKSDKFKLDKNATYGIPVFTDADGNNKFELWVSFPQKQKFLFSEITPITTLSLIFTLIIIIAYTSALNQSIKQRQISEIKTDFINNMTHEFKTPIATINLALDAIKNPKIIDDKEKVTRYLQMIRDENKRMHAQVENVLRISKLEKKELDISKEPMDVHEIIEDAIEHVNLIIEDRQGKITTHFKANRGITLLNDVHFTNVIVNILDNAIKYSPDAPVVDIYTENAKDFILIKIKDHGAGMSKVAQKRIFEKFYREHTGDLHNVKGHGLGLAYVKRIIDDHNGQIYVESEKGKGSTFNIKLPLIN; encoded by the coding sequence ATGAATAAAACATTATTTCGTTTGCTCGCCATATTAATGAGTTTGTCTTTAATCGGTATCATCCTGGTTCAGGTGTATTGGATTAATTCATCCCTGAAAATCAATGAAGAGCAATTTAAATATCACGTTAAGCAGGTAATAGGAAATGTCGCTGATAAGCTTCAGGACCAGGAGGCCTACAGTTTTACTTTAAAATATAATCAGTTAAAAGATAGTATTGGTAAAACACCTGAAAAAAGCGATTTCTTAGAATTTGGATATTACCAAAGGGATTCCAGAACAAATGAGACGATCATTTATTCGAATAGCATAATTCCCGAGGATTACAATATTAACTCATCGTTCTTTGATAAAAATTTTGACAGGAAAAAGTCCGATACCATAAAATTAAAGAATTATGTGTCCAAAAGGGTAACCGAAGTATATAATGGCGCGCATATTGATAATAACAACATACAGCGTTCCGCTACTCCCGATTTGAAAATCGAGAAAACCGGAAATCTTGAAATATTGGAAAAAGCGCAATTCGAAATTGCATTTAAGGATATCGCTGCGGCTATTCCGATTCAGGACCGGGTATCGAAAGAGAAGCTTGAGGCTTTGTTGAAAAAAGAATTAAACGAATATGGTGTTAAGACACCTTTTGAATTCGGCATATATAGTAATGGGCTTGCAACTAAAGTAAAATCGGACAAATTCAAGCTGGATAAAAATGCTACCTACGGCATTCCGGTTTTTACAGATGCCGACGGGAACAATAAATTCGAATTATGGGTGAGCTTTCCCCAAAAGCAAAAATTTCTATTCTCTGAAATTACACCGATAACGACATTGTCACTCATTTTTACGTTAATTATCATTATTGCGTATACCAGTGCATTAAACCAGTCCATCAAGCAAAGGCAGATTTCTGAAATCAAAACCGATTTCATTAATAATATGACACACGAGTTTAAAACTCCGATTGCTACAATAAATTTGGCACTGGATGCTATCAAGAATCCAAAAATTATTGATGACAAGGAAAAAGTAACCCGTTATCTCCAAATGATACGGGATGAAAATAAAAGGATGCATGCGCAGGTTGAAAACGTGTTGAGGATATCCAAACTCGAGAAAAAAGAATTGGATATTTCAAAGGAGCCAATGGATGTTCATGAAATTATTGAAGATGCCATTGAGCATGTGAATTTAATTATTGAAGATCGTCAGGGTAAGATAACAACTCATTTTAAAGCGAATCGCGGGATTACTTTATTGAATGATGTGCATTTTACCAATGTGATCGTCAATATCCTGGATAATGCGATTAAGTATTCTCCTGATGCGCCGGTAGTCGATATTTATACAGAGAATGCAAAAGATTTTATCCTGATAAAAATTAAGGATCATGGTGCCGGAATGAGTAAAGTGGCACAGAAGAGGATTTTTGAAAAATTCTACCGTGAACATACCGGAGATTTGCATAATGTCAAAGGGCACGGGCTTGGATTAGCTTATGTTAAAAGAATAATAGACGACCATAATGGTCAAATTTACGTAGAAAGCGAAAAGGGAAAGGGAAGTACCTTTAATATTAAATTACCCCTAATAAATTAA
- the coaE gene encoding dephospho-CoA kinase (Dephospho-CoA kinase (CoaE) performs the final step in coenzyme A biosynthesis.), with product MTKIVGLTGGIGSGKSTIAQFFNSLGVPVYIADAEAKNLMDNADIKDAITKKFGNAILQNNELNRKKIAEIVFSDKGKLAELNAIVHPAVAHHFKAWVAKHADAEIVVKEAAILFESGSYKDCDAIVMVTAPEPIRIERVMKRDGITEEMVRIRINNQWDEAKKMELSDFIIENINLDSAKEQVSKVLKELRNS from the coding sequence ATGACAAAAATCGTAGGGCTTACCGGAGGAATTGGTAGTGGAAAAAGTACTATAGCGCAGTTTTTCAATAGTTTAGGCGTGCCTGTTTATATTGCCGATGCGGAAGCAAAAAACTTAATGGATAATGCCGATATAAAAGATGCTATTACAAAAAAATTCGGAAATGCGATACTTCAAAATAATGAATTAAATAGAAAAAAAATTGCTGAAATTGTATTTTCAGATAAAGGGAAACTGGCGGAATTAAATGCTATTGTACATCCGGCAGTGGCCCATCATTTTAAAGCATGGGTCGCAAAACATGCCGATGCTGAAATTGTAGTTAAGGAAGCCGCTATTTTATTTGAAAGTGGAAGCTATAAGGATTGCGATGCGATAGTTATGGTTACGGCACCTGAACCCATTCGGATCGAACGTGTCATGAAACGGGACGGAATAACCGAAGAAATGGTTCGGATACGAATCAATAACCAATGGGATGAAGCTAAAAAAATGGAATTAAGCGATTTTATAATCGAAAATATCAATTTGGATTCTGCTAAGGAACAAGTTAGTAAAGTTCTTAAAGAATTGCGAAATTCGTAA
- a CDS encoding glycosyltransferase, with product MNFSFIIPVYNRPDEVDELLESLSLQRYAKPYEIVIVEDGSTITCGHIIDKYSEKLNVSYYFKPNSGPGDSRNFGMQKAKGDYFLILDSDCILPDDYLEETEKALNANYVDCFGGPDRALDSFSDIQKAINFGMTSFLTTGGIRGGSEKIGKFQPRSFNMGLSKKAFEISNGFGNIHPGEDPDLSIRLWKAGLETKLFPNAYVYHKRRIDWSKFYKQVNKFGKARPILDSWYPEYSKPTFFIPSLFLLGFLVSIIALAFGFPYLFGMYVFYFVLVFVFAAFEYKSIKIGMLAIYAVGVQFYGYGTGFLKSFTAVKIFKKKPQQAFPELFFKID from the coding sequence ATGAATTTTTCCTTTATAATCCCGGTCTATAACCGACCGGATGAAGTGGATGAGCTTTTGGAAAGCTTATCGTTGCAACGTTATGCCAAACCCTATGAAATTGTAATTGTGGAAGATGGTTCTACAATTACCTGTGGGCATATTATTGATAAATATTCAGAAAAACTCAACGTCTCGTATTATTTCAAACCCAATTCAGGACCAGGAGATTCCAGGAACTTTGGGATGCAAAAGGCGAAAGGAGATTACTTTCTTATTTTAGATTCTGATTGTATTTTGCCGGATGATTATCTGGAAGAAACCGAAAAAGCACTCAATGCAAATTATGTAGATTGTTTTGGAGGACCAGACCGGGCGCTGGATTCTTTTTCAGACATACAAAAAGCCATTAATTTTGGGATGACCTCATTCCTGACTACCGGAGGAATCCGTGGGGGCTCAGAGAAAATAGGGAAATTCCAGCCACGAAGTTTTAATATGGGACTTTCTAAAAAGGCATTTGAAATTTCTAATGGTTTTGGCAATATACATCCTGGGGAAGATCCGGATCTTTCTATCCGATTATGGAAAGCCGGCCTGGAAACCAAACTGTTCCCAAACGCGTATGTATATCATAAAAGACGTATTGATTGGTCTAAGTTTTACAAGCAGGTTAATAAATTTGGTAAAGCAAGACCTATACTGGATTCCTGGTATCCGGAATACAGCAAGCCTACGTTTTTTATTCCATCGCTGTTTTTATTAGGATTCTTAGTGTCGATTATAGCACTGGCATTTGGATTCCCTTACCTCTTCGGAATGTATGTGTTTTATTTTGTATTGGTTTTTGTTTTTGCTGCTTTTGAATACAAAAGTATTAAAATCGGGATGCTTGCGATTTATGCTGTCGGCGTTCAGTTTTATGGGTATGGGACAGGTTTTTTAAAGTCCTTCACAGCTGTTAAGATTTTTAAGAAAAAGCCACAACAGGCTTTTCCCGAATTATTTTTTAAAATTGATTAA